Proteins encoded by one window of Lepeophtheirus salmonis chromosome 3, UVic_Lsal_1.4, whole genome shotgun sequence:
- the LOC121114593 gene encoding uncharacterized protein codes for MRGREEESERGSPSSESPLRQALGGKTPTSSTTTPILSASLNAPPMLNHEERSGNGGLDLSRLGFCRRSRELSNEEEESRRNGLYKHLISQLQSGPPKRLKASLSSSGSRFQCPVCRKRFQRHIALNAHFQSEHIGEDSHSKEKSCKICQTRLSSSDPSTIRLHLLSAHRIDLENPAACLISDESVNSTGSGAGGSGSSKYSVLRASLSSSPDDESSVGSSSSSNSSISSGASDRLFLQEDPVCDARPHAKDLIANSSSGCISNNSNVKKRRKPSRPSEVTSAGGTPPPWQCIHCSIIFPNQTLYFLHKGFHGEHSDPFRCNGCGMSCSDMYDFNTHLMSDPHH; via the coding sequence ATGCGAGGTCGTGAGGAAGAGTCTGAGAGAGGCTCCCCGTCATCCGAGAGTCCTCTTCGACAAGCTCTCGGAGGGAAGACTCCCACCTCCTCCACGACAACTCCCATTCTCTCAGCATCTCTCAACGCTCCTCCTATGCTCAATCATGAGGAACGATCAGGCAACGGTGGTCTGGACCTTAGTCGACTCGGTTTTTGCCGCCGTTCTCGTGAACTTTCGAATGAAGAGGAGGAATCCCGTCGGAATGGACTCTACAAACATCTCATTTCACAGCTTCAGAGCGGTCCTCCTAAAAGACTAAAAGCCTCACTCAGTAGCAGTGGCTCTCGCTTTCAATGTCCCGTCTGTCGAAAGAGATTTCAGAGACACATTGCTCTCAATGCACACTTTCAAAGCGAGCACATCGGTGAAGACTCTCATTCCAAGGAGAAATCCTGCAAAATCTGTCAAACACGTCTTTCCTCCAGTGATCCCTCCACCATTCGATTGCATTTATTGAGTGCACATCGCATCGATCTAGAAAATCCGGCCGCATGCCTAATTTCGGACGAGAGCGTCAACTCCACGGGTAGTGGAGCCGGCGGCAGTGGTAGTAGTAAATACTCTGTTCTCCGTGCGAGTCTTTCCTCCTCTCCAGATGATGAATCCTCTGTTGGGAGCTCTTCCTCAAGTAATAGTAGTATTAGTAGCGGCGCCTCGGATCGGCTCTTCCTCCAAGAAGACCCCGTTTGTGACGCCCGACCTCATGCAAAGGATCTCATAGCTAATAGCAGCAGTGgttgtatttctaataatagTAATGTGAAAAAGCGGAGGAAACCCTCCCGACCCTCTGAAGTCACTTCTGCTGGAGGCACTCCTCCCCCTTGGCAGTGCATCCATTGCTCCATCATTTTCCCAAATCAAACCCTTTATTTCCTTCACAAGGGATTTCATGGAGAGCACAGTGATCCCTTTCGATGCAACGGTTGTGGAATGTCATGCTCGGACATGTACGACTTTAATACACACCTCATGAGTGATCCACACCATTGA